GTTTCGCAACCGCCTGCGCATAGCCGAGTACGTAGAGGATGCGGCCGATGACCCAGACCAGCCCCAGCACCGCGGCGATGGTGTCGCTGATATAGATCGCGAACAGCCACAGCGACGGCAGGAAGATCGGGAGCCATTCCAGCGTGTTCATCTGGGCGCGAAACACCCGCTCGAAATCGGCATTGCCCGAGATCGCGGGCAGTTTGACGCCGAACTTGCCGCGCGCCCGCGACACCAGAATCGAAGAGTAGAAGTAGACCAGGATCGCCAGACATGTGACGAGCGCGGTGAAATGGTACATCGAAAGAATCCCCCTCTTGGACTTGTTGGCTCATAGCGTTTTCGAGCGAAGTGGCAACCGGTTCGCGTGAAGAAAACGCGT
The Bradyrhizobium sp. KBS0727 genome window above contains:
- a CDS encoding MAPEG family protein, translating into MYHFTALVTCLAILVYFYSSILVSRARGKFGVKLPAISGNADFERVFRAQMNTLEWLPIFLPSLWLFAIYISDTIAAVLGLVWVIGRILYVLGYAQAVAKRGPGFAVQAVATIALWVGASGMIIWRIVHA